ACTACATAggtataaaaaaaaatacttatttaCTTTTTTGCTGTTTAGAATTCCGGGAAATATGGTAAAGAGGaggtaataaaaaacaaaacaaaggagaacaaaaatataaaaacactgcATGGTATTGGTAAAGCTAAAAAAAGTAGTGTATGCGTGTATTTTTTAAGTTAACGGATGCTGATAACATAAATGCATTTTTTTAGTTACAATACAAAGCGTTGTTCCAAATGTTTGGTAATTGCTTTGGTTACACCGTGGATAATAGGGAACAATTATGATTGATTAAATAGGTGTCATTTATTGAAGAAATCTGGGGAAACTGAAGCGTGCAAGGTATAGTCACGATATATTTTGGACTATTCACATTACATCACTTTTACTGATTTCATTCCTCTTGTTTAGAAAAAAAACAGACATTTCTTCAAGAGATACTAAGAAATGAAGACACTGAGGGGTGGACGAAAGCCAACGCATGGGTGGATATCAGACGACGATGAAGGTGTCATGAGGTCAGAAACATTATTTCCTCCTCTATTTCAGTTGTTGGGATTTTTTCCAGCCCCGATCTatttaggttttagggttttttgaTTTATTCTGCATGATAAAATGGTTTTGTGTGAGTTTTAGAAAATGATGTGAATGGAGTAGAACCCTTACTATTTCTGAAATTCACGTTTCGGGATATTGTGAAAGTTTGACTTATCTTTGTTTGGCTGTTAGTGTTACTCATTATTTCCTAATAGTTTTCATTTTCGGTCCAGATTGTCATCTTATATCTATTTTCAAGTTGTTAATCTTGAAATTTTAAGCTTATTTAAGTAAGACTTAGGGTTATTATTGTTTATTTCTCCTTCAAAACGTCCTAACGGAGTTACAACTGTTCTTCCAGTGAGGAGACAGCATTGATTGAGATAGAGAAACTCGTGAATGAGGTTGCAGATGGTTCTGAAAAACAATCTTGTGCCAGGTCTGTTAGAAAAGATAGGACAAAATCGAAGAAATCTGTTACATTTGCAGAAACTTCAAAGAATGCCCCTGTAGTTGTTTCCAATGTCGTCAACACAGCTGTTCCTATAAGGAATGTTAAGGTTGAACAACATGATGTCCCCCTTGTCTCTGGGAACGATAATCAACCAAATAGCAAAACCACTGAGAACTCCAACACTGTTGTTGAGAAAACAGTTGCAAACAAAGCAAGTGTCCTTGGTAAGAGAACAAATATGCAGGCAGAGTGCAGGACTGCCAACAAAAGAGCTGTTACAGACGGGAAACCAAAAAGAACTGTGAAACTTGCAAAAAAAGGCAAAAATGTTTCAAATGTTAGGATAAGAATGTGGGGGGGAAAGCCAACTTACTGCTGGGATATTGTTATAAAGAATTCAAGAGTAAAGAAGGATAATGTCCAGGTAAGCATGCTCGAAATTTACCTTGTATTTTAATACTCTGCTGATGTCAAGTGTTTGATCAATGGAATCTCTGTGTTGTTGCCGCATTTCCCTAAGCAGATAGCAATAGACTGCTTGGCAAGTACTGTGAAGGAGGTAACCATTAGAGATTGTGATTTGCTTCAACAATTCAAGTGTACTGTGAAGACGGCATATCGTAACGGGGTTCCAAGTCCATCTGAGAAATACATGACTAAAGGCTGGTACGCATATGTGAAGGCCAAAGGGTTCAAGAGAGGTGACAAACTTACATGTCAATTGGCCCGACATGGTACTTTCATTTATGTTACgatgaagaagaaatgatgggtCTTGGAAATTTGTGGAAGAAACTTGCTAATCATTATGTTGTTTAAGTGTTTTCAGTATAAACTCTTTTTCCTTTATGTATGGGGGAATTTAAATCTTGTTGTTGGATGGCATTTTGTGTTGAACTTTTCCTGCAATGCTCCTTAACTCTATCAAAACTCAACTATCTTTTTTGTTTAAATTCTAATGGTTACATCTTTTTTATAATTCTGCTGTTATGGTATCTATAAGTttatttgtatgttatggataacTATTTTGGCACCTAACTTTAATGTGAATCATATGTTTGGAATATGAAAACTATTATTTTGTTACAATGCTGTCATTTAGAATATGAATTCTTTTTTTACTATATTTGTTAAGAAagtgaaaaatatttcaaaaatacatAAGTCCATACACTATTGGATATTTAAATAgatgttttttataattaaataaaaatatatgatttaatttagggataatagctattttcccccctgccatattagcgaggtttgaaaaacacccctgtaaaaaaaaaatttagattccCTCCCTAACATATTCAGATTCCTACAAATTGGTCCCTCCCCCCATCCAGTCACCAGaatctgaatttttttaataattttttaagttattttaattaGTGACATGGAATAGTTGATGAGTTGGCACAGTAATTGAAGGTAGCTGCGGTAAAAACTTTTCACGAGTTCACAACCCTCAATCCCAAACcgaaaaccctaaaataaattaggttatcttcttcttctcccttcTTCAACAGCAGCAGCAACtcgatcatcttcttcttcctacAAGCAAAACCCTCGTTCTTCCTTTGTCGTGTTCTTCCTTTGTCGTATTCCCGCTGTTGCGTTCTCATCTTCGTCTTCATGGAAGAAAGCTCAAACACAAGCATCCTCTCTAATGGAAGAACAAGACCCAAATGTGGACACGATCTCCCAATGAAAATGTTTATTTCCAAATCCAAAGCAAATCCAGGGAGAAAATACTGGAAGTGCAAGCACTGGGGGGTTAGATTCATTAGCTTTCCAATTTTCTATTTCTTCTACTTATTCTGATTTCCAGCTATTTGGAACATAACTGTATTATGTGTTTGCAGAAAGAGGAGGATTGCGAGCTGTTTCTATGGGATGATGAGTATTTTGGAGTGGACGTTTCAAAGGAAGATCGTTTGGTCTGTACGTGCGAGACTGTGGCTCACCAGATTAAGATGCTCACGAAGGAGATCGAAGAATTGAAGATTACTATTGACAACACTAGAAAAGTAGTGAAATTTGTGATATCAATAGTTGCTTGTTACTGTGTGTTTTATGGTATAGGCTTAGGTAGAATGTAAGAATTTATGTTATAGGCTTAGGAAGAATGTAAGAAACATGATTTCATGAATGTCGTGTAACTCAAATTTCTAATGTGAATCAGTTGCTCAATTATATGTAACAGACCATATTCAATTGTTATTTCAGATTGTTGTGAATCAATGTTGCTCAATTATGTGCCAAATTTACATGCCAAGGTTTATGTGCCAAATTTATCTGCCATAACAAAATGCTTAATAACAGATATTTAATACTTTGATACCATAACACCAGACCGCCATATAAATGCCTTTATTGTGATATCCAATATTGCAAATGCCATAACAGAATCCTTATAACACCAGCTGCTATGATACAATTAAATGCCATAATACAATTTCTTATTGCAGACCAAAACAAATAGAATATTGATAACAAAATGCTCATAACAGAATGCTCATACCACTATAATACTGATAACAGTTGCATTACAATGATCAATAACATGATCATTATatgttcattacaaaaagagGCATAGAACCAACACATGTTCATTAcatgttcattacaaaaagagACTTAGAAACCACTTGTTCATTACAGCAAACCCTAACAATTGAACCAcatgttcattacaaaaagagGTTTAGAAACCTTACAACATCTATTACATATTCATTGCAAACAGTCACCAAAAACAATGATTTCCCCTAATGCCATAAAGTTACAAATAAACTACTGAGTCATTCTTCTTGCAATGTCCTTCCATTTTTCATCCGCATCATCAAGTACCAATGGTGTATCTGAAGTTGAGCCTGGCCCACTAATTTGCCTTGAATTCTTCAAAATCTTAATCCTTTCACTAACCCTCTTCCTCTTAGGCTTGTGAACAGatgcttttttcttcttttttttttgcaacaGATGCAGTAGACTTAGGTTGATCAGCTGCTATGGTTGTTGTTTCAGTTTGACCATGTGATGCAGGAGCAAGATTGACTGTTGCAGCTTGAACATCTGTAGAGGGTGTGGGATTGCAGACTTGTGATAATTCTTCTTGTTGCAGCATAGCTTCAATTGCAGCATCTATGTTAGGATCATCATAAGTATCAGTAGGTGCAGCTTCCTCATTTCCAATAGGTGCAGCCTCCTCATTTCCAGTAGGTGCAGCTTCCTCATTTCCAATAGGTGCAGCTTCATCATTTTCAGCAGGGAGATCTTCCTCATTTCCAGCAGGTGCAGCTTTGGCTCTTGGTGCCTTTCTCTGAAAATCATGCAATGTATTATAAGCAACCAGCTATAAACAACAAGCTATTAAATTGAATAAATGTATTAAGTTGTTTACCTTTCTCTTTAGtgcattagggttttgttccttgCTTTTGCATTTCCTTGAGTTATGCCCAAACTGATCACACTTTGTGCATCTATATGAAATACCAGGCCTTCTCATTCTTGAACCAGACTCATCTTGTTCCCTAAACCTTAACTTCTTTGGCCTACCAGGTCCTTTCTTAAACATA
The Vicia villosa cultivar HV-30 ecotype Madison, WI linkage group LG6, Vvil1.0, whole genome shotgun sequence genome window above contains:
- the LOC131612108 gene encoding uncharacterized protein LOC131612108, which gives rise to MEESSNTSILSNGRTRPKCGHDLPMKMFISKSKANPGRKYWKCKHWGKEEDCELFLWDDEYFGVDVSKEDRLVCTCETVAHQIKMLTKEIEELKITIDNTRKVVKFVISIVACYCVFYGIGLGRM
- the LOC131612109 gene encoding uncharacterized protein LOC131612109; protein product: MCEWIRNYLMNRIVNNLEKLSKWNHNIMPMPRKRLDKEVSMSGQWLPTWSMGDIWQVHHPFNGKQFIVDLGKKTCSCCFWELVGIPCMHVVSAMSYQSLNPESYVDECYTREAYQKCYEHNVSPINGMDMWPSVDVEDMLPPMFKKGPGRPKKLRFREQDESGSRMRRPGISYRCTKCDQFGHNSRKCKSKEQNPNALKRKRKAPRAKAAPAGNEEDLPAENDEAAPIGNEEAAPTGNEEAAPIGNEEAAPTDTYDDPNIDAAIEAMLQQEELSQVCNPTPSTDVQAATVNLAPASHGQTETTTIAADQPKSTASVAKKKEEKSICSQA